A genomic region of Photobacterium swingsii contains the following coding sequences:
- the lolB gene encoding lipoprotein insertase outer membrane protein LolB, protein MNLSVPALFKRPYRMLSSALMLIFLAGCAQQAPIQSTNWQTHKYALEQLSQYQAKGKLGYKGPDLRFGANLVWKTAPQKDHLLLTNFLGSTLLKLDTTESGATLIDNNGRRHQGSNAAVLVQQLTGINLPIEQMRDWLIGLPTAADSYQLNEQNLVSYLAKTMGSQTWEMTFDEYDYTTQPILPKKMQLTQGDQRITLIIHSWSLK, encoded by the coding sequence ATGAATTTATCCGTACCCGCACTGTTTAAACGCCCTTATCGCATGCTTAGCAGTGCCTTAATGCTAATTTTTTTGGCCGGTTGTGCCCAACAAGCTCCGATTCAATCGACCAATTGGCAAACCCATAAGTATGCCTTGGAGCAGCTCAGTCAATACCAAGCAAAAGGCAAACTCGGCTATAAAGGCCCCGATCTGCGCTTCGGTGCCAACCTCGTTTGGAAAACGGCCCCACAAAAAGACCATCTACTACTCACTAACTTTTTGGGGAGCACTTTATTAAAACTCGACACAACGGAATCTGGTGCAACTTTAATCGACAACAATGGACGTCGCCATCAAGGATCCAATGCCGCGGTATTAGTTCAGCAACTCACAGGCATTAATCTTCCCATTGAACAAATGCGAGATTGGCTGATTGGTCTGCCAACAGCTGCGGATAGCTACCAGCTTAATGAGCAAAACCTTGTCAGCTATTTGGCGAAAACGATGGGCAGTCAAACCTGGGAAATGACGTTTGATGAATACGACTATACTACCCAGCCTATACTCCCTAAAAAAATGCAGCTCACCCAAGGCGATCAACGCATTACCCTTATCATTCACTCTTGGTCTTTGAAATAA
- the hemA gene encoding glutamyl-tRNA reductase — protein sequence MTLLALGINHNTATVDLREKVAFSPDKLTAALHELGAHPDVNSGVIISTCNRTELYCDVTQAGPGVLIDWLSQFHQLSADELMPSLYFHEEQAAVRHLMRVACGLDSLVLGEPQILGQVKQAYSDAGEHQAVHGMLEKLFHKTFTVAKRVRTETDIGGNAVSVAFAACTLAKQIFESMSEATVLLVGAGETIELVARHLVEQGCNNLIVANRTKERAAGLSKEFGAEVIGLPEIPEHLHRADIVISSTASPLPIVGKGMVEKAIKARRHQPMLLVDIAVPRDIEQEVGDLNDVYLYTVDDLQSIVNRNREQRKVAAIQAEAIVSEESAAFMSWLRSLEAVDSIRQYRCHADEIKQDLLGRSLQLLANGGDPEKVLTELSNKLTNKLIHAPTRAMQQAAHHGEPEKLAVIRESLGLDSQSLSAKSK from the coding sequence ATGACCTTGCTTGCATTAGGCATCAATCACAATACTGCGACTGTAGACTTGCGTGAAAAAGTGGCTTTTTCTCCAGATAAGCTAACAGCCGCCCTACATGAGCTAGGCGCACACCCTGACGTGAATAGTGGCGTTATCATCTCTACGTGCAACCGCACGGAGCTGTATTGCGACGTCACTCAGGCAGGGCCAGGTGTGCTTATTGATTGGTTAAGCCAATTTCATCAGTTGTCTGCTGATGAGCTCATGCCAAGCCTTTACTTCCATGAAGAACAAGCTGCAGTACGCCATTTAATGCGCGTTGCCTGTGGTTTAGATTCATTGGTATTAGGTGAACCGCAAATTTTAGGTCAGGTTAAACAAGCGTATTCTGATGCTGGTGAGCACCAAGCTGTGCATGGCATGCTTGAGAAACTGTTTCACAAAACCTTTACTGTAGCGAAGCGAGTTCGAACAGAAACTGATATTGGCGGTAATGCCGTATCTGTCGCTTTTGCTGCCTGCACTTTAGCGAAACAGATCTTTGAGTCGATGTCGGAAGCAACGGTTTTACTGGTTGGTGCTGGTGAAACCATTGAGCTTGTGGCGCGCCACCTTGTTGAGCAAGGCTGTAATAACCTGATAGTTGCTAACCGCACCAAAGAACGCGCAGCGGGATTATCGAAAGAATTCGGTGCCGAGGTGATCGGACTCCCTGAGATCCCTGAACATCTTCACCGTGCGGATATTGTTATCAGTTCAACTGCTAGCCCATTACCTATTGTGGGTAAAGGGATGGTAGAAAAAGCGATCAAAGCACGCCGTCATCAGCCTATGCTATTAGTAGATATCGCCGTACCGCGTGATATTGAGCAAGAAGTGGGTGATCTGAACGATGTGTACCTTTACACGGTGGATGATTTACAAAGTATTGTGAATCGAAATCGTGAACAGCGTAAAGTTGCAGCGATTCAGGCTGAAGCCATTGTTAGTGAAGAAAGTGCTGCTTTCATGAGCTGGTTACGCTCGTTGGAAGCGGTTGATAGTATTCGTCAATATCGCTGCCATGCTGATGAAATTAAACAAGATTTGTTGGGTCGGAGTCTACAGTTACTGGCGAATGGTGGTGATCCTGAAAAGGTATTAACCGAGTTAAGTAACAAGCTCACCAATAAGTTGATTCATGCCCCAACGCGCGCTATGCAGCAAGCGGCTCACCATGGTGAACCGGAAAAGCTAGCCGTGATTCGTGAAAGCCTAGGGTTAGATTCGCAGAGTCTAAGCGCCAAAAGTAAATAA
- the prfA gene encoding peptide chain release factor 1, with the protein MKPSILVKLETLVERYEEVQHLLGDPDVLADQNKFRALSREYSQLEEVTKAFQAYQQAKEDLEAAEEMAQEDDPEMREMAQEEVKDAKANIIRLEDELQVLLIPKDPNDDYNCFVEIRAGAGGDEAGIFAGDLFRMYSKYAERQGWRMEVINENRSEQGGYKEMIAKVNGEGAYGILKFESGGHRVQRVPATESQGRVHTSACTVAVMAEIPEAELPEIKAADLKIDTFRASGAGGQHVNTTDSAIRITHLPTGTVVECQDERSQHKNKAKAMAVLAARIIKAEEERRQEAEASTRRNLLGSGDRSDRIRTYNYPQGRVSDHRITLTLYRLNEVMEGDLDSLIQPVLVEHQADQLAAMAEQN; encoded by the coding sequence ATGAAACCGTCCATTTTAGTTAAATTAGAAACTTTGGTTGAGCGTTACGAAGAGGTTCAACACCTTCTTGGTGATCCTGATGTATTGGCTGATCAAAATAAATTCCGTGCTTTGTCACGTGAATATTCTCAGTTAGAAGAAGTGACCAAAGCTTTCCAAGCATACCAGCAAGCGAAAGAAGATTTGGAAGCGGCTGAAGAAATGGCTCAAGAAGACGATCCTGAAATGCGTGAAATGGCGCAAGAAGAAGTGAAAGACGCGAAAGCGAACATCATTCGTCTGGAAGATGAGCTGCAAGTTCTATTGATCCCGAAAGATCCTAACGATGATTACAATTGTTTTGTCGAAATCCGTGCAGGTGCGGGTGGTGATGAAGCAGGTATCTTCGCGGGTGACTTGTTCCGTATGTATAGCAAATATGCAGAACGTCAAGGTTGGCGTATGGAAGTGATCAACGAAAACCGTTCAGAGCAAGGCGGTTACAAAGAGATGATCGCGAAAGTAAACGGTGAAGGCGCTTACGGTATTTTAAAATTTGAATCTGGTGGCCACCGTGTACAGCGTGTACCAGCGACAGAATCACAAGGCCGCGTTCATACATCGGCTTGTACCGTTGCTGTCATGGCAGAGATCCCAGAAGCTGAGCTTCCAGAGATCAAAGCGGCAGATTTAAAAATTGATACATTCCGTGCATCAGGCGCGGGTGGTCAGCACGTTAACACCACGGATTCAGCAATTCGTATTACGCACTTACCAACAGGCACTGTTGTGGAGTGTCAGGATGAGCGTTCACAGCACAAAAACAAAGCTAAAGCGATGGCTGTATTGGCTGCGCGTATCATCAAAGCAGAAGAAGAGCGTCGTCAAGAAGCGGAAGCAAGCACACGTCGTAACCTGCTAGGTTCGGGTGACCGTTCAGACCGTATTCGTACATACAACTACCCACAGGGTCGTGTATCGGATCACCGTATCACGCTGACTCTTTACCGTCTAAACGAAGTTATGGAAGGTGATTTAGATAGCTTGATTCAACCAGTATTGGTTGAGCACCAAGCGGATCAGCTTGCTGCTATGGCTGAACAAAACTAA
- the prmC gene encoding peptide chain release factor N(5)-glutamine methyltransferase has product MALSIDALLKQTTAQLTDAGSDSPHIDAAVLLCHVLDKPRSYLLTWPEKTLDDQQQIAFDTLLARRLDGEPVAYIIGEREFWSLPLKVAPHTLIPRPDTERLVELALDKMPSQPCRVLDLGTGTGAIALALASERADASVVGIDLRPETAQLATENGQRLGITNATFLSGSWYSPLTADDQFAVIASNPPYIDDQDPHLSQGDVRFEPLTALVAPDNGLADIRIISEQGRQHLQVNGWLLMEHGYEQGEAVRQILQDLGYTQVETAQDYAGLDRVTFGCWQG; this is encoded by the coding sequence ATGGCGCTGTCGATTGACGCTTTGCTTAAGCAAACTACAGCGCAATTGACCGATGCGGGCTCTGATAGCCCGCATATTGACGCTGCGGTATTACTTTGTCATGTTCTCGATAAACCACGCAGTTATTTGCTGACATGGCCAGAGAAAACCTTAGACGACCAACAGCAAATTGCATTTGATACTTTGCTTGCCCGCCGTCTTGATGGTGAACCGGTGGCGTATATTATTGGCGAACGCGAATTTTGGTCACTGCCTTTGAAAGTTGCACCGCACACCTTGATCCCTCGCCCTGATACCGAACGCTTAGTGGAGCTTGCTTTAGATAAAATGCCAAGCCAGCCATGCCGAGTCTTGGATTTAGGGACAGGAACAGGGGCTATTGCATTAGCGTTAGCCTCTGAGCGTGCTGATGCATCTGTGGTTGGTATTGATCTTCGTCCTGAGACCGCACAACTCGCAACTGAAAACGGTCAGCGTTTAGGTATCACCAATGCTACGTTTTTATCCGGTAGCTGGTATAGCCCATTAACGGCAGATGATCAGTTTGCGGTGATTGCGAGTAACCCGCCTTATATTGACGATCAAGACCCGCATTTATCGCAAGGTGACGTTCGCTTTGAACCATTAACGGCATTGGTTGCGCCTGATAATGGTCTTGCTGATATTCGTATTATCAGTGAGCAAGGTCGTCAGCACCTTCAGGTTAATGGTTGGCTGTTGATGGAGCATGGCTACGAGCAAGGTGAAGCCGTTCGTCAGATTTTACAGGATTTGGGGTATACCCAAGTAGAAACCGCTCAAGATTACGCAGGGTTAGATCGCGTAACCTTTGGGTGTTGGCAAGGATAG
- a CDS encoding SirB2 family protein produces MYAAAKHIHMLAIVLSVLLFTIRYCLMMANSTLNEKKFLKIAPHVVDTILLLSGVALIFITGFMPFTEAGSWLTQKLSCVLAYIALGFFTLKYGKNKVFKTFAYFGALGWVVAAANIAMTKTSFLG; encoded by the coding sequence ATGTATGCAGCTGCTAAACACATTCACATGTTGGCCATTGTTTTAAGTGTATTGTTATTTACGATCCGCTACTGCTTGATGATGGCAAACTCAACGTTGAATGAGAAAAAATTCCTCAAAATAGCCCCGCACGTGGTTGATACTATTTTATTGCTGTCAGGTGTGGCGCTGATCTTCATTACGGGTTTCATGCCTTTTACCGAAGCAGGTAGCTGGTTAACACAAAAACTAAGTTGTGTTCTGGCGTACATTGCATTGGGCTTTTTCACATTGAAATATGGTAAGAACAAAGTCTTTAAAACGTTCGCCTATTTTGGTGCGTTAGGCTGGGTTGTGGCAGCTGCAAATATTGCGATGACCAAAACATCATTTCTAGGGTGA
- a CDS encoding SirB1 family protein, with the protein MPLVEGALAMTALTDPAFPKGWVQIQLERMAKEAEHALMDEPNPHVRLDGLIRLFYREWGFEGDEQQYFSSDNIYLDKVLDRKRGIPVSLGAIFLYLANHLDLPVSSVGFPTQFILKVTWYQGEVQYINPFDGEFLSMRTLRGWLKGAKGPFAQIGDADLANATNSDIIKRWLTVMKSALLREEQYTDALRCSDLALKMQPDDPHEIRDRGYIYQKLDCSHAAASDYSYFIEQCPEDPAAELLKLQVAALNEEPLTLH; encoded by the coding sequence ATGCCGCTTGTTGAAGGGGCATTAGCCATGACTGCTTTGACGGACCCTGCCTTTCCGAAAGGTTGGGTACAAATCCAACTTGAGCGTATGGCGAAAGAAGCTGAGCATGCTTTGATGGATGAGCCTAACCCACATGTACGATTGGATGGTTTAATTCGTTTATTCTATCGAGAGTGGGGCTTTGAAGGTGATGAGCAGCAATACTTCTCGTCTGATAATATCTACTTAGACAAAGTATTAGATCGTAAGCGTGGCATTCCTGTTAGTTTAGGCGCTATTTTTCTTTATTTGGCTAATCACCTTGATTTACCCGTTAGTAGTGTCGGCTTTCCAACTCAGTTTATTTTAAAAGTAACGTGGTACCAAGGTGAGGTTCAGTATATCAACCCGTTTGATGGCGAGTTTTTGAGCATGCGTACTTTGCGCGGTTGGCTTAAAGGGGCAAAAGGCCCATTCGCTCAAATTGGTGATGCTGACTTAGCCAATGCGACCAATAGCGACATCATTAAGCGTTGGTTAACAGTCATGAAAAGCGCGTTGTTGCGTGAAGAACAATACACCGATGCATTGCGTTGTAGTGATCTTGCTTTGAAGATGCAGCCTGATGATCCACATGAAATCCGTGATCGCGGCTATATCTACCAAAAGTTGGACTGTAGCCATGCTGCCGCGTCTGACTATAGCTATTTTATAGAACAATGCCCTGAAGACCCCGCAGCTGAATTATTGAAGTTGCAAGTCGCAGCCCTGAACGAAGAGCCGCTGACCCTTCACTAA
- the kdsA gene encoding 3-deoxy-8-phosphooctulonate synthase, whose protein sequence is MMEQKVVRVGDLDVANDKPFVLFGGMNVLESRDLAMKICEHYVEVTDKLGIPYVFKASFDKANRSSVHSYRGPGMEEGLKIFQELKDTFGVKIITDIHEHHQAQPVADVVDVIQLPAFLARQTDLVETMAKTGAVINVKKPQFMSPGQVGNITEKFAECGNENIILCERGVLHGYDNLVVDMLGFDVMKKASKGSPIIFDVTHSLQCRDPLGAASGGRREQTVDLARCGLAAGIAGLFMEAHPTPDQALCDGPSAFPLDKLEPFLKQIKQLDDLVKSFEPIEIN, encoded by the coding sequence ATGATGGAACAGAAAGTAGTTCGCGTTGGCGATCTTGATGTAGCAAACGATAAGCCATTTGTCCTATTTGGTGGCATGAATGTGCTAGAGTCTCGCGATTTAGCGATGAAGATCTGTGAGCACTATGTTGAGGTGACAGATAAGCTTGGTATCCCTTATGTATTTAAGGCATCTTTCGATAAAGCTAACCGTTCATCTGTACATTCATACCGTGGTCCTGGTATGGAAGAAGGCCTGAAGATCTTCCAAGAGCTAAAAGATACGTTTGGCGTGAAGATCATTACGGATATCCACGAGCACCACCAAGCACAGCCTGTTGCTGACGTGGTTGATGTAATTCAACTTCCTGCTTTCCTTGCTCGCCAAACTGATCTTGTTGAAACTATGGCGAAAACAGGGGCTGTGATTAATGTGAAAAAACCACAGTTTATGAGCCCTGGCCAAGTGGGCAATATCACAGAAAAGTTTGCTGAGTGTGGTAATGAAAACATCATCCTTTGTGAACGTGGTGTTCTACACGGCTACGATAACTTAGTTGTCGATATGCTTGGCTTCGATGTGATGAAAAAAGCCTCAAAAGGCAGCCCTATTATCTTTGATGTGACACACTCTCTGCAGTGTCGTGATCCGCTTGGTGCCGCTTCTGGTGGTCGTCGTGAGCAAACAGTTGATCTTGCACGCTGTGGTCTTGCAGCTGGTATTGCAGGTCTATTTATGGAAGCACACCCAACACCGGATCAGGCGCTTTGTGATGGACCATCGGCCTTCCCATTGGATAAGCTAGAGCCGTTCCTGAAACAAATTAAACAACTTGATGATCTAGTGAAGTCTTTCGAGCCAATCGAAATTAACTAA
- a CDS encoding aromatic amino acid transport family protein yields the protein MSLSQDIPLSNEGVSSSSWSKHDTSWMLSLFGTAVGAGILFLPINIGAGGFWPLVLMALLAFPMTYFAHRGLARFVLSSRNDQADFTDVVEEHFGRSAGLVISVLYFLSIFPILLIYGVGLTNTVDSFIVNQLGFASPSRIVLSGLLVLGMITIMLAGEKVMLKAFEVIVYPLAAILFGLSLYMIPNWHLPTMSVMPSIGDFSLTVWLSVPVTVFAFSHAAAISSFAQAQRRHYAKAATEKAEHILKRTSMMLIGFVLFFVFSCVLSLSPAQLLEAKAQNVSVLSYLANIHDNPFIVLLGPVIAFIAISSSFLGHFLGARESFNGLVRKHSRLSSNATDKVGIVFMMLSIWGAAVMNPSILGMMEAFSGPVIAMILFIMPVIAVYKVESLRHYRGKVSNHFILVVGVLAVSAILFNF from the coding sequence GTGTCATTATCTCAAGATATACCATTAAGCAATGAAGGCGTGTCCAGTTCTTCATGGAGTAAACACGATACAAGTTGGATGCTTAGCCTGTTTGGTACCGCCGTTGGCGCGGGTATTTTATTTTTACCGATTAATATTGGGGCGGGTGGTTTTTGGCCTTTGGTATTAATGGCATTGCTTGCTTTCCCGATGACCTATTTCGCACACCGGGGTTTAGCGCGTTTTGTGCTATCTTCACGCAATGATCAAGCCGATTTTACTGATGTTGTGGAAGAGCACTTTGGCCGCTCTGCGGGCTTGGTGATCTCGGTTTTGTATTTTTTATCTATTTTTCCAATCTTGTTGATCTATGGCGTGGGTTTAACCAACACAGTCGATAGTTTTATTGTTAACCAGCTTGGTTTTGCTTCACCATCTCGTATTGTGCTTTCTGGCTTATTAGTCTTGGGCATGATCACTATTATGTTGGCTGGTGAGAAAGTGATGCTCAAAGCATTCGAGGTAATTGTTTACCCTCTGGCTGCCATTCTATTTGGTCTTTCACTGTACATGATCCCTAATTGGCATTTACCCACTATGAGTGTAATGCCGAGCATCGGTGATTTTTCATTGACGGTATGGTTATCTGTACCTGTGACTGTCTTTGCTTTCAGTCATGCCGCTGCTATTTCAAGTTTTGCTCAAGCACAGCGTCGTCATTACGCGAAAGCGGCAACAGAAAAAGCAGAGCATATTCTAAAGCGCACCTCGATGATGCTCATTGGTTTTGTACTGTTTTTTGTTTTTTCCTGTGTGTTAAGTCTCAGCCCTGCACAGTTATTAGAAGCCAAAGCGCAAAATGTCTCTGTGTTATCTTATCTTGCGAACATTCATGATAATCCATTCATTGTTCTGCTTGGTCCAGTGATTGCCTTTATCGCTATTTCTTCTTCTTTCCTCGGCCACTTTTTAGGGGCACGCGAAAGCTTTAACGGCCTGGTGCGTAAGCACTCACGTTTATCTTCTAACGCAACGGATAAAGTGGGCATTGTCTTTATGATGCTGAGCATTTGGGGGGCGGCAGTCATGAACCCAAGTATTCTCGGTATGATGGAGGCGTTCTCTGGCCCTGTGATTGCTATGATTTTATTTATTATGCCTGTTATTGCGGTTTATAAAGTGGAGTCTTTACGTCACTACCGTGGCAAGGTGAGTAACCACTTTATTTTGGTGGTTGGGGTATTAGCGGTATCGGCAATTTTATTTAATTTCTAG